A region of the Muricauda sp. MAR_2010_75 genome:
TCCAAAAAAAAGTGATTCCGCCAACCAAAATGAGACTTCGGTGCCAAGAGGGAATGGTTTCAAAGTAGGCAATGACCTGTTCCATAAACTCAAATATAAGAAATCATCACATCTTTATTCTTTTTTTCATCTCCTCCACTATGTTGAAGGCCGCAGGACAAATGGCCACATTTTTTAGGGTAAGATTGCTGATTTGTTGAAACTTTTTTCGGTCAGTATGGGGAAACTCTCGACACGCCTTGGGCCGCACTTCATAGATGGAACAATAGTTATCGGCTCCCAAAAATGTACAAGGCACTTCTTGTAGCACATAGTCTTTGTCCTCATCAATTCTGAGATACCGATCAATGAACTCCGAAGGCTTCATTCTAAAATGCTTGGCAATTCGCTCAATGTCCGTATTGGTAAACAAGGGTCCCGTGGTCTTGCAGCAGTTGGCGCAGGTTAAGCAGTCGGTTCGCTCAAACTCCGCATGGTGGAGTTCCTGCATGGTATAGTCCAAATCCTTTGGTGGACGTTTTTTGAGCTTGGCAAAGAACTTTTTGTTCTCCGAATGCTTCTCTTTCGCCTTTTGGGGCAGTTGTTCCAATTCCGGCTCCATAGGGGACAAACTTAAAAAAGTGAATCCAATTAAATCGTATTCTGCGATTAAAGTCACACCTTTGTTGCTGATTATCACTAAAAACATGGCGGATATTCTTGGCAGGGCCTTGGTGGACTATCACCACGGCAACTATTCTGAAGATATTAAGACCTATTCTTCTTTGGATGAAGAGGATGTAATTCCACTTCCCTATTTGTTCCGAAATTTCGATGAAATGCCCAGATTGGAACAAAAGGCCCTAAAACTGGCTAAGGGAAAAGTGTTGGATATCGGTTGCGGTGCAGGAAATCATGCACTTTATCTTCAAAACAAAGGACTTGAAGTTACCGCTCTTGACAATTCCAAAGGTGCAATTTCAGTATGTAGTGAACGAGGCCTGAAATCCTTGGTAAACAGCTCCATTATGAGCTATGATAATGAAAGATTTGATACCTTGCTGCTCTTGATGAATGGCATTGGGTTGGCAGGGTCTTTGTCCAATTTGGATGTTTTCTTGCGGCATTTGGCCTCATTATTGCGATCCAATGGACAAATTTTGTTGGATTCCAGCGATATCATCTATATGTTTGAACAAGATGAAGATGGCGGTTATTGGATCCCCAACAATGATAGGTATTATGGTGAAGTTACCTTTACCATGGAATATAAGGGTGAAAAAGGTAAACCATTCGACTGGCTTTATGTGGATTTCAATACCTTGCAAAATGCGTGTTGGGCCAATAATCTTGATTGTGAACTGATTATGGAGGGCGAACACTTTGATTATTTGGCCAGAGTGACAAAAAACTGATACTAGTTTCTGAAATGGAACGTTTTATACAATATCGATTGCTATGAAAAAGAAAATCGCTGTTTACTCCCTAATTGCCTTTGGACTGCTCTTGAGTTGTTCCAAAGATTCAGGAACTGATGAAAATCCAACTTCAAAAGTTAACAAATCTGCCAATCTTTTGGGTACGGGAGCATCGGCAGAAGACTTCCTGGCCAATACAAATTTTGACAATTTATTGATAGAGATTGCTTATGTCTCTGGTTTTCAACCTACAATTCAAGCTGTCACAACTTTTGAGAAATTCATAACAGCACGCACCTTTAAGGAAGATATTACGTTTATCTATAAAGAACTTCCTTCTCCCAATGAAGAAACCCTTACCCTTAACGAAATTGCGAATTTGGAGAAAGAAAACCGAACTGCCTACAATGACGGATCTACCTTGGCCCTGTACATTTATTTTGCTGATGCCCCCACTGAAAACGATGATGAAAGTGAAGACACGGTTACCTTAGGTGCCGTGTACCAAAATACTTCCATGGTCATTTACGAAGCAACCATACGAGATTTGGTGGGAAACAGCTCTTTTGTATCGGTTGCCGATGTTGAAGCTGCCACTTTAAACCATGAATTTGGACATTTATTAGGTCTAGTAAATTTAGGAACCCCAGCCATCAATGAACATGAAGATCCAGATGCAGATAGCCACTGCACAACAGATGGTTGCCTAATGCGTGCCGAGCTTCAATTCGGTGGACCTTTATTGAAGGCAATGCAAAGTAATGCTTCAAAAGGTCTGGCCACAATCCCTGAACTGGATTCTGAGTGCCTTTTAGACCTTCAAAGCAATGGTGGTCGTTAGTTCCCCGAAAATCTAGGGAATATTCAAATACTTATGGGTTTGTAATGAAACCTTCCACTTGGGGTGTTTCATAACATAATCCACTATCAAAGGAACCATCTTATCCCGAACGCTCCATTCAGGCTGCAGATAAAGAAGACAATCTTTGTTGACTTTGGCCGCCTGTTCCTCAGCAAAAATAAAGTCGTGTTTATTGTAGACAATCACTTTAAGTTCATGGGCTTTTTGGTAAATGTCTTCTTCCGGAAGCTTGTTTTTCTTTGGGGAAAGACAAATCCAATCCCAAGTTCCCGTCAACGGGTACGCTCCAGAGGTTTCAATATGTATTTGCAAATTCCTGTCCTTCAACCCAGTAGTCAAGGGGCCCATATCCCAGGTCAAGGGCTCTCCACCCGTAATTACAATGGTATCGGAATATTTTGCTGCATTTTCAACTATGCTTTCAATGGCAGTGGGTGGATGCGTCTCCGCATTCCAGCTTTCCTTCACATCACACCAATGACATCCCACATCACAGCCGCCAACCCGAATAAAATAAGCAGCTGTTCCCTTATGATATCCTTCTCCCTGAATGGTGTAGAACTCTTCCATCAAAGGAAGCATCAAGCCCTTGTCCACCAAATCCATCACATTGTCTTTTACCATGGCGCAAAGATACGTTGCCTCAATGGATTATTGCATTTTCCAGAATGCATTACCTTACGGCGATAACATCTATCTCAATTTTGGCATTCCTGGCCAACCCACTTGCCGCAAAAGTGGTGCGAGCCGGTTTATTGGTGAAGTATTGGATATAAACCTCATTAAAGCTGGCAAAGTCTTCCATAGTGCTTAAAACAACGGTACATTTTACCACATTGTCCAATTTCATACCGTGTTGGGCCAGAACAGCTTCAATATTATTAATGGCCTGTTTGGTTTCGGCTTGGATGCCACCTTCAACCAAGGTGCGGGTGGAATGGTCCATTCCTATCTGTCCGGCCAAAAAGAACAGATTCCCAGCCTGCACCGCATCACTAAAGGGTGCATCCTGCTTTTTGGCCTCATGGGATTTGTGGAAAATGATTTCAGTTTCTTCTTGGGCATGGGCAAACATTATTGTTCCCAATGTAAAGACCAATAGCAAAATGTATTGAAAAGGTTTCATGACAGGGTTTTTAGATTTGCTTAAAATTACCCTATTTTTATCGGAAATTAGATGTGATGGGCAACAAAGAAAAATTCTTTGAACATATAGAGCAAGGCTATGCCACAAAAGGGGATTACATCACTATGGGAGCCGGAATGTTGGATGGTGAGACCATTACCAATGCCTACGTGAAGGTGCCCCTAAAAACCCTTAACAGACATGGCCTTATTGCCGGGGCCACGGGAACTGGAAAAACCAAGACCCTTCAGGTTTTGGCCGAAAATCTTTCCGATAAAGGCATCCCTGTGTTGTTGATGGACCTTAAAGGTGACCTAAGCGGCATTGCCCAGCCCAGCCCGGGCCATCCCAAGATTGATGAACGACACGAAAAAATAGGACTGCCTTTTGAAGCCAAAGGTTTTCCTGTGGAGATTTTGTCCCTTTCCGAACAGGATGGAGTTCGCTTGCGGGCCACGGTCTCCGAATTTGGACCTGTTTTGCTTTCCCGAATACTGGACCTTTCCGTGACCCAAGAAGGGATTGTGGCCGTGGTATTCAAATATTGCGATGACAACAAACTTCCGCTCTTGGATTTGAAGGATTTTAAAAAAGTACTCCAATATGCCACTGGCGAGGGCAAGGAAGAGTTCCAGAGCGAGTATGGGCGAATTTCCACTAGTTCAACGGGCACTATTTTGCGAAAAATCATTGAACTGGAGCAGCAAGGTGCTGAGCTTTTCTTTGGAGAGAAGTCCTTTGATGTGGAGGATTTGGTTCGGATTGATGAAAATGGAAGAGGCTATGTGAATATCATTCGCTTGACAGATATCCAAGACCGCCCCAAACTTTTCTCGACTTTTATGTTGAGCCTTTTGGCCGAAATATATTCCACTTTTCCCGAACAAGGAGACAGTGAACGGCCTGAGTTGGTCCTTTTTATTGATGAAGCTCATTTAATTTTTGATAATGCGTCCAAAGCTTTATTGGATCAGATTGAAAGCATTGTGAAACTGATTCGCTCTAAGGGAATTGGTCTTTATTTTGTCACCCAAAACCCTACGGATGTTCCAGACGATGTCCTAGCCCAATTGGGGTTAAAAGTGCAACATGCCCTACGGGCATTCACGGCCAAAGACCGGAAAGCCATAAAACTTACAGCGCAAAACTATCCCATTACAGAGTTCTACGATACGGCTGAAATTCTAACCTCCTTGGGAACAGGAGAGGCTTTGATCTCCGCTTTGGACGAAAAGGGACGACCCACCCCATTGGCCGCCACCATGATGCGCGCTCCCATGAGCCGAATGGACATTCTTTCCGAAGCCGAACTCAAAGAGACGCTTGGAAAATCCAAGTTGATCAAAAAATACAATGAGGAAATTGATCGGGAAAGTGCCTATGAAATCTTGAATGATAAAATTGAAAAAGCAGAACGGGAAGCTGAAAAAGAAAAAGAACAAACCTCCTCTCGAAGATCAACATCAACCAGAAGAAGTACCCGAATGAACCCCGTGGTAAAGGTACTCACCAGCGCAACCTTCATACGTGGCGTGCTTGGGGTATTAAAAAAAGTGATTCGATAATAATTCTATGAAAAAAATAAATACCGTTGCCATCTTGGCCTGCTTATTGGCTTTTGTACAATCCTGTGAAAAAAACACCCCTTTTCTAATTACGGAGGATAGTGTGGGGCCGCTATTAAAAACATCACCCGTTTCCGAATTGGAAACCCTCTTTGTTAACGATTCCATTGTAAAGGATACCACAAACCTTAATCTTGGGGCAACATCAAAAAAGATTGAAGTCTTTGAAAAAGGCGGCAAACCTTTGTTGACCCTGACTTCGAATACAGATAGCATCCCAACCATTGAGAATATCAGAATATTGGACAAACGCTACACCACAAATAAGGGTATTGGATTGCAAAGCACCTTCAAGGACATTCAAAAACAGTATACCATCAAAAAAATAGTGACCACTTTAAACAGCATTGTGGTTTTTCCGAAGGAAAGTAACCTCTATTTTACTATAGACAAGGAAGAACTTCCGAGCAATCTTCGTTTTTCCACATCAAATATTGAAGCGGTGCAAATACCCGATGAAGCCAAAATAAAGTACTTGATGTTGGGTTGGGAATAAGATGTTAATTTATTGCTAAACAGCAGTATAAGCCTTTTTCATTTGGTTAAATTATGGCCTAAAGCCATTCCAATGAAAAATCTATTTCTTGTTTTTGCCCTACTTCCTGTTGTAGTATGCGCACAATCCAATCCCGATGAAAAGGAAAAAATCATTGCGGCCACAAAAGCATTTTCCAAAGCATATATAAATGGTGATTTTGAAACCATAGCCAACAGCTACACCGCAGATGCCAAAATTTTTCCAAATAATGCTGATATCATAGCAGGAAGGGAAGCTATTAAAGGGCGATGGATGTTGGGAGCAGGCACCAAAATTCTACATCATGAAATAATCCCCTTGGAAATTACTTTTCTTGGAGACTACGCACACGATTATGGATATTTTGAGGGAAAATCGGAAAATAAGGATGGTTCCATTGCCAATTGGAGGGGGAAATATGTGGTCGTTTGGAAAAAAGAGGACGGTAATTGGAAAATGTATCTGGATATTTGGAATCGCATTCAGGATTAGAGCAATCCGTATTTTTCCCGATTGGCCAATACCTTTGGACTGTTTTCTTGCATCCATTCGGTCAATTCCAGTAATTTTTCCACATAGGATTGTCCAAACTCGGTAAGGCTGTACTCCACTCGAATGGGTACTTCGGGGTATGCATTTCTGGAAATATAGCCATCGGCCTCAAGTACCTTTAACCGTTGACTTAACACCTTATTGGAAATACCGTACACATATTTTTTCAGTTTGTTAAAACGAAGTACAGGAAAATAACCCAGCCATAAAATAATCAAGGTACTCCATTGGTCAGAGGCCACGGACATGACATCCCGTACCGGGCAAAGCTCAGGTGGGTTCCTGAAGTCTATGTGTCCGAACATTTTCTCCAATTTTTTTGCCGTTCTAACTTCTTGATTTTCAGTAACAGTTTCCATAGGTCTACTTAGTTTTGTTAAGGTGACTTCTTTTATCTTCTAAAATGAATATGTATTTTTGGTAACCTTTAAAGAGTAAGTTACAAAAAGTAACCAAATGAAAAAATTCCTGACCAAAATAATTCCATTGGCTTACGGCCAATATTTTAACCTTTATACTCTTTTTGCCCCTAAAAAAGCGGCCAATAAGGCCTTTCATCTGTTTTGTACGGTTCGTAAGGGTCGTGTTCAACCCCAACAGCAAGATTATTTGAAAGAAGCCAAACATTCTGTTGAGCATGTTGCGAACCTTCAGATTCAAACCTACCACTGGGAAGGTGAAAAGGATACTGTTTTATTGGTACATGGTTGGGAAAGCAATACGTTCCGATGGCGAAACCTTATCAAAAAACTCGGGGAGGCCAATTTCAACATTTTTGCGTTTGATGCCCCAGCACATGGCTATTCCTCTGGAAAAATTTTACATGTTCCACTGTATGAAAAAGCGGTTCATCACATGGTGCAAAAATTCAACCCGAAACACCTTGTTGGCCACTCGGTTGGAGGGATGACTTTAATGTATAATGAATACATCAACCCAAATCCCGGAGTGGAAAAAATGATTCTTATTGGATCGCCTTCCGAGTTTCACGAAATTATGGAGCATTATCAAGACCTACTGCGTTTTAATGACCGTGTGATGAAGGTCTTGGATAATTATATTCAAAATAGGTTTGGGTTTAAAATCCGTGAATTTTCCACTTCAAGATTTGCGGAAACCAACAGCAAAAAAGGACTATTGTTCCATGATAGGTTTGATGCCATTACACCCTACCATGCTTCTGCGGAGGTCAACAAAAAATGGGAAGGGAGCCAGTTGGTCACCACAGAGGGATTGGGCCATTCCATGCACCAGGAAGATGTGAACAACCAAATCATCTCTTTTTTGGAGTCTTAAAAAAGATGTTTTAATTTTCAGCAAAAATCCATCATGCAAAA
Encoded here:
- a CDS encoding YkgJ family cysteine cluster protein is translated as MEPELEQLPQKAKEKHSENKKFFAKLKKRPPKDLDYTMQELHHAEFERTDCLTCANCCKTTGPLFTNTDIERIAKHFRMKPSEFIDRYLRIDEDKDYVLQEVPCTFLGADNYCSIYEVRPKACREFPHTDRKKFQQISNLTLKNVAICPAAFNIVEEMKKRIKM
- a CDS encoding RidA family protein, which gives rise to MKPFQYILLLVFTLGTIMFAHAQEETEIIFHKSHEAKKQDAPFSDAVQAGNLFFLAGQIGMDHSTRTLVEGGIQAETKQAINNIEAVLAQHGMKLDNVVKCTVVLSTMEDFASFNEVYIQYFTNKPARTTFAASGLARNAKIEIDVIAVR
- a CDS encoding helicase HerA-like domain-containing protein, which encodes MGNKEKFFEHIEQGYATKGDYITMGAGMLDGETITNAYVKVPLKTLNRHGLIAGATGTGKTKTLQVLAENLSDKGIPVLLMDLKGDLSGIAQPSPGHPKIDERHEKIGLPFEAKGFPVEILSLSEQDGVRLRATVSEFGPVLLSRILDLSVTQEGIVAVVFKYCDDNKLPLLDLKDFKKVLQYATGEGKEEFQSEYGRISTSSTGTILRKIIELEQQGAELFFGEKSFDVEDLVRIDENGRGYVNIIRLTDIQDRPKLFSTFMLSLLAEIYSTFPEQGDSERPELVLFIDEAHLIFDNASKALLDQIESIVKLIRSKGIGLYFVTQNPTDVPDDVLAQLGLKVQHALRAFTAKDRKAIKLTAQNYPITEFYDTAEILTSLGTGEALISALDEKGRPTPLAATMMRAPMSRMDILSEAELKETLGKSKLIKKYNEEIDRESAYEILNDKIEKAEREAEKEKEQTSSRRSTSTRRSTRMNPVVKVLTSATFIRGVLGVLKKVIR
- a CDS encoding alpha/beta fold hydrolase, translating into MKKFLTKIIPLAYGQYFNLYTLFAPKKAANKAFHLFCTVRKGRVQPQQQDYLKEAKHSVEHVANLQIQTYHWEGEKDTVLLVHGWESNTFRWRNLIKKLGEANFNIFAFDAPAHGYSSGKILHVPLYEKAVHHMVQKFNPKHLVGHSVGGMTLMYNEYINPNPGVEKMILIGSPSEFHEIMEHYQDLLRFNDRVMKVLDNYIQNRFGFKIREFSTSRFAETNSKKGLLFHDRFDAITPYHASAEVNKKWEGSQLVTTEGLGHSMHQEDVNNQIISFLES
- a CDS encoding helix-turn-helix domain-containing protein, whose protein sequence is METVTENQEVRTAKKLEKMFGHIDFRNPPELCPVRDVMSVASDQWSTLIILWLGYFPVLRFNKLKKYVYGISNKVLSQRLKVLEADGYISRNAYPEVPIRVEYSLTEFGQSYVEKLLELTEWMQENSPKVLANREKYGLL
- a CDS encoding 7-carboxy-7-deazaguanine synthase QueE, producing the protein MVKDNVMDLVDKGLMLPLMEEFYTIQGEGYHKGTAAYFIRVGGCDVGCHWCDVKESWNAETHPPTAIESIVENAAKYSDTIVITGGEPLTWDMGPLTTGLKDRNLQIHIETSGAYPLTGTWDWICLSPKKNKLPEEDIYQKAHELKVIVYNKHDFIFAEEQAAKVNKDCLLYLQPEWSVRDKMVPLIVDYVMKHPKWKVSLQTHKYLNIP
- a CDS encoding bifunctional 2-polyprenyl-6-hydroxyphenol methylase/3-demethylubiquinol 3-O-methyltransferase UbiG, coding for MADILGRALVDYHHGNYSEDIKTYSSLDEEDVIPLPYLFRNFDEMPRLEQKALKLAKGKVLDIGCGAGNHALYLQNKGLEVTALDNSKGAISVCSERGLKSLVNSSIMSYDNERFDTLLLLMNGIGLAGSLSNLDVFLRHLASLLRSNGQILLDSSDIIYMFEQDEDGGYWIPNNDRYYGEVTFTMEYKGEKGKPFDWLYVDFNTLQNACWANNLDCELIMEGEHFDYLARVTKN
- a CDS encoding DUF4440 domain-containing protein; translated protein: MKNLFLVFALLPVVVCAQSNPDEKEKIIAATKAFSKAYINGDFETIANSYTADAKIFPNNADIIAGREAIKGRWMLGAGTKILHHEIIPLEITFLGDYAHDYGYFEGKSENKDGSIANWRGKYVVVWKKEDGNWKMYLDIWNRIQD